One genomic segment of Protaetiibacter intestinalis includes these proteins:
- a CDS encoding signal peptidase I — protein sequence MRTLRRIGDTLLWVLASVGVLAGLVWAANAVGWVQPLIVVSGSMSPKIATGDLLFAVPVEARELRVGEVATLPNPQTGRYITHRIVGIEQLGQDYLVTMQGDANGTPDPEPYRVASDDRVWHPVVTVPGAGAVLERVLRPAVIVPAIVALVALIGFTMVPSGRRRAHAHRAGDPIDEPGARA from the coding sequence GTGAGGACGCTCCGTCGGATCGGCGACACCCTGCTGTGGGTGCTCGCCTCCGTCGGCGTGCTCGCGGGACTGGTGTGGGCGGCGAATGCCGTCGGCTGGGTGCAACCGCTCATCGTCGTCTCGGGGTCGATGTCGCCGAAGATCGCGACGGGCGACCTGCTGTTCGCCGTGCCGGTGGAAGCCCGTGAGCTGCGTGTCGGTGAGGTCGCGACCCTGCCGAACCCGCAGACGGGCCGCTACATCACGCACCGGATCGTCGGGATCGAGCAGCTCGGGCAGGACTACCTCGTCACCATGCAGGGAGATGCCAACGGCACCCCGGACCCCGAGCCGTACCGCGTCGCCTCGGACGACAGGGTCTGGCATCCCGTGGTGACGGTCCCCGGTGCGGGGGCGGTGCTGGAGAGGGTCCTGCGTCCTGCGGTGATCGTCCCGGCCATCGTCGCCTTGGTCGCACTGATCGGGTTCACGATGGTGCCCTCCGGCCGTCGCCGGGCGCACGCCCATCGCGCGGGGGATCCGATCGATGAGCCGGGGGCGCGCGCATGA